The genomic interval atggcgttatctacagggattctgtatggcgttatctacaggggggtctgtatggcgttatctacaggagggtctgtatggcgttatctacaggggggtctgtatggcgttatctacaggggggtctgtatggcgttatctacaggggggctgtatggcgttatctacaggggggtctgtatggcattatctacaggggggttctgtatggcgttatctacaaggggggggggttctgtatggcgttatctatggggggtctgtatggcgttatctatgggggggttctgtatggcgttatttacagggggtctgtatggtgttatcttcaggggggactctgtatggcgttatctacaggggggtctgtatggcgttatctacagggggctgtatggcgttatctacaggggggtctgtatggcgttatctacaggggggctgtatggcgttatctacagggggctgtatggcgttatctacagggggctgtatggcgatatctacagggggctgtatggcgatatctacagggggctgtatggcattatctatagggggattggggctgtaagacgttatctaaagggggctatctataggggggcgctgtgtggtggaatctatagggaggcactatctacaaggggggggggttgtgtgatacccagtgtAGGGCAGCCcccggtcaaaagtttgctatggggcccagtctttcctagttacgcccctgcaagtGTCCCTTATTTCTTTATAATTGTTACATCATTACTTGGCACCATGTTCATCTCTTTGCAGGCATCACTTTTTCAGCCAGTTCTCCCATGTTGGCAGAGTAACATCTGGGATATTACTAAACAAACCTTTTTTCTCTGACCTGGATGAAGTAAACGGACTCTCAAGAACCAGAAATGGCTCCCGAGCTACAGACGATGCAGGAAtgggctgtgccctctgtggttcTCTGGAATGGAATAAGCTCCACTTCTCTTTCTCACCATGAAATAGCCGATGTATTGGCAacaagccctaaggcctcatttacacgaacgtattatacgcgcgtgcgacgcgcgtgctttgcacgcatgtcgtacgcacctatattagtcaatggggcagtttagacgatgcgtgaattgcgctcagcgcgtgtgcgcagaaaaaaactcacgacatgttctataatcgtgcgtttttcgcgcactcacgcacccattgaagtcaatgggtgcgtgaaaaccacgcatgccgcacggaagcacttccgtgcgaactgcgtgattcgcgcaagagctgtcaaactcctgaatgtaaacagaaaagcaccacgtgcttttctgtttacaaacatccaaacggagtgtcaaattcgagatgagcgcaccgaacttcaccgggttcggccaaactcgttttgaccgaaaccggtaaaaaatgttcgggtacgcgacgtcaggagacagtcactgtccacggtgctgaaagcgttaaactggttcagcaccctgcacagtgacttccgctccgaaaatccatgaacctgtaaaaaaaaaaagacgttctgacttaccgataactccggtcctacCTCCcgtgatgacagttaagtccaagtgacagctgcagccaatcacaggccaagcacaggctgcagccaatcacaggctgcagcggtctcatggactgcggcgtcatcttgggaggtggggccggatgacaagagagggacgcgtcaccaaggcaacggccgggagcccggactgggggaagcaggaagttcttggtaagtatgaacgtctttttttattcacaggttggtgtagattgtgatcggcattcactgtcgagggtgctgaaagagttactgccgatcagttagctctttcagcaccctggacagtgacgggcgtcgactagcctcatctctatgatggcggctgcgcgaaaatcacgcagccgcgcatcatacacggatgacacacggacctgccaagtgccttttgcgcgcgcaaaacgcagcgttttttgcgcgcgcaaaacgcacacgctcgtgtaaatcaggcctaagactgAGGCTTTGTCTTGTTCCTCAGGCGCCATCTTTGGATCTGTTAAATCATCAGAATTCTTCTGCAGGTGAAACATTTTCTTTACCCCTGATACAATATCATCTAAGTCTCTGTGTAAAGTGTCCGAGATCAGACCTTCATCCAGATCACTTGCAATATGAGCCATCGCATCGCCTCCTGTCGTAACGTCCCATAGACTCCTGCTGCCCGATGCTCTTAAGAAAGCCAGTGAATCTTGTAAATTACAGGCCATCTGCAAATGGCGGATCTTCTCCGTCAACTCCTCTGTCTTCATCTCTAGGCTCTTGATCAGATCCAAGACTGACAGTGACACCTGCTCATCCTGCCTGGAGATCTCACTCAGGATTCTCTCCTCCAGATCATCCACCCGTCTCCTGATGTCTCTAAACAGAACCGTGACTCTCTCTGTTAAACAAGCAGCTTTACCTTGTGCTTCTCTTTTGTGATCCTGGAGACTCTGGACTGTTTTGTCAGTCTCCTCCCTATTTGTGGTCAGTTCCCGCAGAACATTCCTCAGGATCTCTTTCTTCTTCTCAGAGGCCTCATTTAGCATTTCCACCTGGTGTCTTCTGTGCCCACCAAGTGTCAGAGAACAGACCTTCATCCAGATCACTTGCAATATGAGCCATCGCATCGCCTCCTGTTGTAACGTCCCATAGACTCCTGCTGCCCGATGCTCTTAAGAAAGCCAGTGAATCTTGTAAATTACAGGCCATCTGCAAATGGCGGATCTTCTCCGTCAACTCCTCTGTCTTCATCTCTAGGTTCTTGATCAGATCCAAGACTGACAGTGACACCTGCTCATCCTGCCTGGAGATCTCACTCAGGATTCTCTCTTCCAGGTCATCGACCCGTCTCCTGAGGTACAGGACTGTGACTCTCTATGTTAAACAAGCAGTTTTACCTTGTGCTTCTCTTTTGTGATCCTGGAGACTCTGGACTCTTTTGTCAGTCTCCTCCCTCTTTGTGATCAGTTCCTGCAGAACATTCCTCAGGATCTCTTTCTTCTTCTCAGAGGCCTCATTTAGCATCTCCACCTGGTGTTTTCTGTGCCCACCAAACAGGTAGCAGGTGGCACAGACAGGTGTAGCATCTTCAAAGCAGTAATACTCCAAGAGCTTCTTATGGATGGAACATTTTCTGTTCTCCAGGGAAGTGCTGGGTTCAGATAAGACGTGTTCTGCTGCCTTGCTGTGAACTCTCAGGTGTTTATCACAAAGAGAAGCTTCACACATCAGACaggatttaaaggaacagtgtcatcacaaattatttttttatatgttaaagatgttagtgctttattaaaaacgtttatatttatttgtgtgtttgtgttttactttttcttatttttacactttttcttccctatgggggctgccattttttgttccatttctgtatgtgtcgattaacgacacatacagacatggaatacggcagccacagtcccatagggactgcgaacggctcccgtcccattcacttgtgtgtacggcgtctgtgtgggaactgcgcatgcgccgctcccacacagtccaatttgaaattggcgccgtccggcgccattttcctgtggaccggaagtcgcggccggacagtaatattactacttccggtcgcggcttccggacttgtgcacttggaccagcggcagcagacggagcggacgggccggagggagccgcggcggcaggagcaggtaagagatttcaatgtatgttcgtgtttgtgtgtgtttactactgtatgtaaacctactacactgtgtgttagctcaaaaaatggcgacacacagtgtaggaggttacaccgttcaaacccctcgtttatcccggcactagccaggataaaggagggggggatgctgagagctcactagagcgagggctttttacccaattttgcaatgctgcaattttgggaatagctccatctagtgaccagaaatgggaaatattataaattagaattaatttataatatttcctgactcgtgaaaaaaataaaaaaaatttgaacaatgtttaatcacccacacactaaatgtttaattaaaaaaaaagcaacatgtttttctggcaacacattccctttaacagcagGTACAGCAGAGTCCATACAGTAAGTGCAGCAGATCCCGGTCTGTTCTTTATCTGGTGAGTAAACAGGAAATTCTCTATTATGTTACGCAGAGCAAAGTTCCTCATCAGTGCAGGCCGCTCCCGAAACTCTTCTCTGCATTCAGGACAGGAGTAAAGTCCAGACTCGTCCCGTGTATCCAAGAACTGATCAATACAGACCCGGCAGAAGTTGTGTCCACATCTCAGGGTTACAGGGTCTCTAAAAATGTCCAAACAAATGGAACAGTCCAGCTCGTCTCTCAAAATAGCAGATGCCATGGCTGTCAGCGTCAAGGAAAACACTGTACCTGCCAGGTGGCATACCTTATGCCACGCCTGGTCTATGAGTGTTTTCCAAATAAACATTGACTTTTGTTCTGCGCTCGCTCTTACAGGAACAGTAAACCTGTTCGTCAGCCTGCAGAATTTTCCTGTAAAAATCTTGCAGAGAATACGGGTAATCATTTCCTCCTAATCCCCTGCATTTTGGCTGGCAGGCAATAGAGGAGGGGGCACAGTTTAGTGTTCCTAGTCTTCTATTGCAACAGAACAGTGGGGGAGGGCTCCTGCTACAATCAGTTGCCTTACAGCCAGCAGCAAGTTTGTGAGAAGGAAGGAGGGGGGTGGCTGATGGTCCCTACATTTAGTGCTTTTCTTTAGAAAACAATTATTTTctgatttttcttttaatgtgtaTATGAAATTTccttaatcccacatttgatgatCCAGAATTCCAGCACagaaatgtaatttattgtagCATTTTACAGTAGCAGATTTTGTTTTAACATTTTATCATAGGATTTTAGGTgagttttatattgtttttatggccatttgataatccagaatatctggCAATACACTGCTTTCATTGATGCTGGGTTAAAGGAATTTATTACTACTAAACCAACAGGTATAATCTCATCAGACAAAAGGGACAGCGACAGGTTTAATTCTACTAAACTACCCAAGTCACTAGGGACATAGAGAATGCTAATCCTAGTGGATCCTCAGGAGCATGAACAGCTCTAATTATTTTGGATCATCAGCTCTAATTATCTTTTGGACATCTCTAATCCTACTGGATCACCAGGAGCTTGGTCAACTCTAATCCTATAGGATCAGCAGGAGCATGGTCAGCTCTAATTACACTGGATCACTAGAGACATGGATAGCTCTAATCCTATAGAGCTCTAATCCTACTGGATCACTAGGACAAATTACTGATGGTCAACAGCAAAATATACTGCTACAACCCATTGGACCACCAGGGACATGCACAGTGGTAATCCCACTAAACTACGACAGACAAAATAAATCCACTGTGCAGAAAGAGACAAGCACATATCTAATCCCACTTCTCAGCTGCGCGGTGTAGACTGAGGCAAGGttggcagagtcatctcattatcattagagtgcAAGATCAGAAGCGTCATCTCAGAGGCTGGGGAGTTAATTATAGATGACAGTTCTGTTGTAGAGTATTTGTACTGATTTCTAATGATTGCACacgagacattccctttaaggagcacTTACCCAGTAATTTTATTTGTGAAATTCTTATAATAGACATGAAAAAGAATCTAACACAGATGATATAATAAAATGTCAGCAACACATTTATAATTGTAATAATCATTTTATATCCAACCCAAATGTAACAATTAAGGTATAACAATATTCCCATCATTCACATAATCTAatagtattactgcctgtccttgtaaaacggacaggcatctgctaggcatgacctagcaggcattaactaaaggcagacctgggggcctttattaagccCCCGACTGCCATAGAAGACTCCTGCACCCTGCGATCTTATCGCAGGATGCCGGTGGGGAGAGagagggcgctccctccctcactcactccaaaaccactcagatgcggcactcgctactaagcgccgcatctgaggggttaaactggcgagatcgatactgatatcgatctagcCCAttcaagcagggatgcccccagcgatagcggagagcagggagactGAACTGCTCCCGGCATGGtttatttattccaatgcagcgccgtgaaaaggtgtatgcatcggaataaagcccgatagtggccgccgtgaaaaggcgtattggcggtcactaacgggttaaggagcACTTACCCTGTAATTTTATTTGTGAAATTCTTATAATAGacatgaaaaaaaatctgacacagATGATATAATAAAATGTCAGCAACACATTTATAATTGTAATAATCATTTTATATCCAACCCAAATGTAACAATTAAGGTATAACAATATTCCCATCATTCACATTTACATAATCTCATAGAAGAAAGGTACCTCCAGTTATGTTGCCAAGTTTGTCTCAAACCAGACGTTTAAAAAAAGAGATGCCGAAAGAAAATATTTCTCTCGCCACTACGTGAGCTCACAGCATACAGATTTATTATTGCGTTCAATTGGAGCTTTATATAGTGctctgcagtgagctccctctagtggcggttgCGGGCAGTCAGAATTATGTCATGTTACTCTATGTGTATATCAGAGCCCCGACCCCTATATGATTTCTGGACCTATTTTAATTAAAAGGAAAACTTTCCTGTCTGAGACCCCCACAATTAAcccccttcactatatatatatcatataaagTATTAGCCACTAAACCACCCTAGACCTTCAGGTATATTTTTAACCCATTTATTACCCCAGACCACCAAAGATACTTGATATACTGCTAAACCACTCGGGATATTACAGGAATACGATCACTAGCCACTAAACCACCCTCTAAAAATATGGGAATTATATGTAGAAGTGGGAGGGAGGAGAGGTTTGCCATATCTGTCATTGGCACTAACCCACTTGGAAATCCTGAGTTTGCCCCTGTAGTGGTGCGGTCAAGGGCACCCATGTGAACACATACAGGAGCAGCAGTATATTCTTACATTTCGGGTATAAACACACTATAAATTATCCTTCTTCACATTTGTGGCCTCAGTAGATGCTCCAAATCCAGGTTTGGAATTGTAACTATTTGGGTCTGACCTCAATCTAAATCCCTTAAAATTTAAGCATGAAATGCTTATTATTTGTACTTGCAGGTTTAGCAAGTTTAGAGTTGTCGATATTTGGAGATCTGTTAAGTCTAGATTTATACGTAGGAAAGTTATACTGAGGTGACCAAACACCAGGGGCGGCAACCTCATTCTTCACTTTTGTGGCCTCATTATACTGTACAAATTCAGGCCACTTAAATTTAGGTGAGATCACAGGGGCGGCATCATCCTCCTTTACATATGAGGCTTCAATAAATGATCCAAATCCATGTTTGGAATGGTCGGTAATTTGGATTATTCGTGGATTAAGTGATGGTGGCGAAGGGTTTTTTGCACAGATTCTACTTATAAGCCGCTCACTTTGTGTAAATTGGAAAGGTATAAATTTACTATTGCCGATACCCTGATCTGTAAACATTTCCTTTTTGCTTGACCCTAATTCAAGACTAGACTTTGCTTTATTGACAATGTCTAGTAATCCTGCGTGTATTATGTCGGAGATGAAACCCAAATCTAAATCATGGAGCTGTTTATCATCATGTCTTCCTGTGTCCTCATCACCTCCCCAATCCTGAGGATCACACAACTCATCTGTGTCCTCATCAATTCCCCAACCCTCAAGATGCCACATGTGACCTGTGTTCTCATTCCCTCCCCCATCCTCAGGATCACAAAAGTCACCTGTGTCTGGTCCCTGTAGGACAGTCAGTGGATCAGTCATGTTACACAGTTCCTCAATGTCCCTCATCTTCCTGGACAGCTCGTCCTTCTTTATTTCCAGCTGCTGGATCAGAGCGGAGAGTGAGAGTGACTGTTCCTCCTCCTGCCTGGAGATCTCACTCAGGACCCTCTTCTCCAGGTCGTCCAGCCGTCTCCTGAGGTCTGTAAACAGGACAGTGACTCTCTCGGCTTCTCCAGCTGCTATTTCTTGAGCTTTTCTCCAGCGATCCTCCAGACTCTGGACTCTTTCCTCAGTCTCCTCTCTCTTTGTGGTCAgtttctgcagaacatttctcagtttctccttcttcttctcagaGGCCTCATCCAGCATCTCCACCCGGTGTCCCCGATGTTCTCCGGCCAAACTGCAGGACACACAGATACAAGCCGCGTCCTCAATGCAGTAATATTCCAGGATCTTCATATGGACAGAACATTTCTTGTTCTCCAGGGAAGTGCTGGG from Rhinoderma darwinii isolate aRhiDar2 chromosome 3, aRhiDar2.hap1, whole genome shotgun sequence carries:
- the LOC142748666 gene encoding E3 ubiquitin/ISG15 ligase TRIM25-like, encoding MASADVRDELDCSICLNIYTDPVMLRCGHNFCRVCIDQVLFTQNGCRVYSCPECRAEFLERPALMRNIALCNIVRTFLPTEPHQEEITGICCTYCIHAPVPAVKSCLLCEASLCDNHLRVHSKAAEHVLSEPSTSLENKKCSVHMKILEYYCIEDAACICVSCSLAGEHRGHRVEMLDEASEKKKEKLRNVLQKLTTKREETEERVQSLEDRWRKAQEIAAGEAERVTVLFTDLRRRLDDLEKRVLSEISRQEEEQSLSLSALIQQLEIKKDELSRKMRDIEELCNMTDPLTVLQGPDTGDFCDPEDGGGNENTGHMWHLEGWGIDEDTDELCDPQDWGGDEDTGRHDDKQLHDLDLGFISDIIHAGLLDIVNKAKSSLELGSSKKEMFTDQGIGNSKFIPFQFTQSERLISRICAKNPSPPSLNPRIIQITDHSKHGFGSFIEASYVKEDDAAPVISPKFKWPEFVQYNEATKVKNEVAAPGVWSPQYNFPTYKSRLNRSPNIDNSKLAKPASTNNKHFMLKF